One genomic region from Strix aluco isolate bStrAlu1 chromosome 25, bStrAlu1.hap1, whole genome shotgun sequence encodes:
- the RAB29 gene encoding ras-related protein Rab-7L1 isoform X1: MTRLYYREASACVIMFDVTNISTFSNSQKWKQDLDSKLMLPDGNPVPCLLLANKCDLSPWAVTRDEVDRFSKENGFSGWVETSVKENKNINESMRVLIEKMMSSSTGDGSSSAAGSGDYINIKETTPPGWACC, from the exons ATGACGCGGCTGTACTACAGGGAGGCGTCAGCCTGCGTTATCATGTTTGATGTCACCAACATCAGCACGTTCAGCAACAGCCAGAAGTGGAAGCAGGATTTGGACAGCAAGCTCATGCTGCCAGACGGCAACCCGGTGCCTTGCCTGCTGCTGGCAAACAAA TGTGACCTTTCCCCATGGGCAGTGACAAGAGACGAAGTGGATCGGTTCAGCAAAGAAAACGGCTTTTCTGGCTGGGTGGAGACGTCTGTCAAGGAAAATAAGAATATTAATGAGTCCATGAG AGTCCTGATTGAAAAGATGATGTCCTCATCCACTGGTGATGGAAgttcctctgctgctgggagTGGGGATTATATTAACATAAAAGAGACAACCCCACCAGGCTGGGCTTGCTGTTAG